GTTGTCACCGCAATTCCTTATCCAGTTTTCACATAAATATACTTGCATTTTGGATATTTATATGCAGTATATTTTCGGTGCAAATTAGATTATGGCGCTGCTTATTTTGGCTCTGACGACTCTGTGTTACCGAAGCACATGCATACATTACATACTGCATATGGAATGCATATAGTACTATAGTAGCACTTTCTcagtttcatgttataagacttTCATTGGTTTCATATTATGCATATAGTACTATAGTAGCACTTTCTcagtttcatgttataagactttcattggtttcatattataagactttcattgaccacattcatatatatatatatatatatatacattaatgaatatagacacaCGTATATAGagtcattaacatttatataaatgtggacaatgctagaaagtcttatactccctccgtattttaatgtatgacgccgttgactttttgacaaacgtttgacctttcgtcttaatcaaaaaatttatgtaattataatttattttattgtgatttgatttatcatcaaatgttctttaagcatgacataagtatttttatatttgtataaaaattttgaataagacgagtgatcaaacattgattaaaaagtcaacggcgtcatacattaaaacaatacggagggagtagtagtgtAGTGCCCTTTTTAACGTGGATGGGCTGAAAAGCCCATAAATTTCACGTGGCCCATCAAGTCACCATCAATCcatctccaattctccatcTCTCGTGCGGCTGTGGCGTTGAGCTGAGAAGCTGAGCACCCAAAAagcagcgcgcgcgcgccggcccTAGCCACGACGCaccgcgcgcgccggccgccggcgaggcccacgaccgccgccgcacgccttTGGCCAGATCGCGCAGACGAGATCCTCCTATGGCCGCCTCCGTAGCGCCAGCGTCGTCGTCCGGCTGGGACTTCACCTGGTgactctccctctccctctccctctccttccgaATGGTGACGATTTGCGcggtcatatttttttttcaacgatTCGTGCCTTCTCGATGAGCAATTTCGGATGATATTTCTCCTACCGGAGTGCATATGCTGCTGTGGTGCTGTGCTATCCCCGTGTTGATTTCACCTGCGCTCGTGGTGTTCGACGAATTGCCTAAAAGAAGCATTTGCTACTGTTTATGCTTTCTTTGGCTAGGCGGCGGTTTCATTTCAGTTTCCCTGCCTATCAATGTGTTGCGCATACTTCcttatacctttttttttacccccAAATGCATGCAAATTTGAGACCTATTGATACTATGATACATAGTATAGGGCAATGACTGCTATTTTCGAAGCATTTTGAACTGAATCGGTGGGAATACCTGATTATTTTCATGGAGTAAATATCCTGTCGTAATTggtaaagctattattttgcgAGGGTACGCAAAGCtttgttctcaatgtaaagccACGAACTGATGGATCATTAAATAAACCACTTCCATTGGCGACATTTAGTTTCTTAAGAGTTAAGACTGGAAGCCAGAAATTCTGTAATAATTTATCGTagtgttcagagttcagacaacaCCGAAGAAATGAAAGTGTGCAGCATCTGTTAGGAAGTTACAATGATGTCCCACTGACCCACAAGCAAATTTGCTGGGTTATGGAAATTAGAGCAGAATAGTGATTTTATCGTTTGACCATATAGTGttattaaatgatgtattttCATGAGCGAATGAtcaatgccaaaaaaaaaaatagcttaaaAACTTGTGGCGAATGGCTGTTTCATGGCTATAGTCTCACAAACCCAGCCTTGCAGAAAACTCTTGGAGCTAGTAGTAATCAGCTTGATATATGTTGCTTTTATGCATACTGAATCATCTGCTACCTTTAATCATCCTGTTCCTCGGACATTGCTACTTACGCATAGTATTGCATCAACTATGTAGCTCATATGTAGAGAAAATTTATCTTGCACTAACAACCTTTTTGTATGGCAGTGACTTTGAAATTGATTATGGATCCGAGGAACGCGCATCCATAGTTTACAAAACGCTAGCTGTTGATAAGGAGGTAAGAAGTTATAGTACACTTTAACATGGTTCTTGTTTTCATAAGGAGTTCCAATGTTTCCTCTTTTCTTCATGCTAGCTTGTTGAGAAAAGAACTCGAATTCTGTGGTATTTATCTTGCAGTTGCAACCTGACAAGGTAAAGAGGGAGATGTCTGTTTCTGGTGGCAAGCTCGTCGTGTCAGTAAATCCATTCTTAACAATTGCTATCGATTGTGTTTACTTTGATTCACGATGTGTACTGATACAAAATTTTCTGAACCTAATTCAGGCACTTTGAAGCTGTAGAGGCTCGGTTCCTGCGAGCATCGTTCAGCGCGTTCGTCGATCTTACAGTACTGGTTACCAAGCTTGTTGAAGAATATGGCATCAGCAAGGAAGGAGAAGGCAGTATCTAGCTAGTTTTACTCCCCTGTATCTtagaaaaatgttttacaacaCCTTTGAGCATTCATACCTTCTTTTATATCATATTATGTGTGTTCTTCGTTTCTTCGGCCAGAAATCTACAAGATAGAAGCAGCTGTTGTAATTCCAGATTTCTTGAATCTTGGTATGGGATTTGCCTCTCAAGAGTAACTCTGAACATACTTGGTTGGGATAGTAGTCAGTTCTTGTCGCCTTAAATGAAAAATCATGCATGTATAGCTCACTGTATTATATAAcctgataatgatgatgatgaatcgTAAAAATGGACGGAAATCCAAGAATGCTTCGTAAATATATGTAGCTGAAAATAAATTGACTCGGATAAAgctaggaaaaaaacaaaaacaaagtctcccctcattaattaatttagtaggaagagaagatgACAAGAGTGCTATCTCATTGATAGAAAAATAGAATTGGCggaatattactccctccttccctaaatatttttttgatgccgttgatttttttaaacatgtttgacagTTCGtcctattaaaaaatttaagtaattattaattctttttttatcatttgattcattattaaatatactactactacagtttttaataagacgaacggtcaaacatatttaaaaaaaatcaatggcgttaaatatttaggaacggagagagtattaccCAACAATACAATTAAACACGACATACGCACGATCATTAGACTCAAAAGCCAGTCTCTCATAGCCGACCGATCAGCTAAGCGACATACACGCGTACATGCAACTAAATTTAAATTACGACACACACAAAACCTAGACACACAGCAAACTAAATTTAAATTGcgatacacacacacaaacgaACCTTAGCTAGCTCTCTCCAACCTCACTAAATTGAACATGACACGAACACACACAATTAGTACAGCTACATAGTACTACGCTACCACTCCTATATGGGACACAGGTGCATGCATGGCACGGATCGATCACACTAGAAAATGATCGAACTACGAACGTCGGCCTGCAGGAGGTATCTTCCTGGGCGGCGTAGCGTCCCTGGGGCTGTCCGACTTGATGGAGCACAGCTCGTCCGAATCCTCGCCATCTGAAGTCCGAGTGATGATCAAGTCGTCTATGTCCAGATACATCGGTGGCAGATCTGCAAAGTTTATTAATTTTACAGCAATTAATGCATGCAATAATCAAGTAAGCAATTGAAGCTATAGCAATAATGCAAGAAATCAAgaatcaagaagaagaagaagaagaagaaagctaGAAGTTATATACCGTGTTTCTCCCTCTCTCGTTGTGTTTCACTCACGCTCTGCTGCTTCTGGGATGATGAGGATCCCTGACTTTGCTCACCTTCACCTCCATGCTGCTCCCCGGTGCCCTTCTTCTTCCACTACCAGACTTGAGAGCTATCCTGTGGGCCGCTAGATTTCCTGTAGGTTCCGCAGCCAACTCACAGGAATATTAATTTTCTTGACGGGGTTACTTATACCCACAGAAAAATTGTGTTATTTTTGTAGGTTTTCACACAGACCCACAGAAAAATAGCGCTGACAAGTGGGCCTCAAGAACCATCAAATAAAACTCAGGCAGCCAAGTCCCAAACcctcgagccgccgccgcccctctatTCTCTCCAGATCCGCATGGCGAGCGCCTGTGCGATACCTTCGACGAACGGCGGGTCGGCTACCGAGCCTCCGCCCAGCGCCATCGGCAAGATGCAGCCGACCATCACCACCATCTcctgccggcgacgagcttccaCCATCCCCTCCACTGCCGGTGCTAGCCACCCCAAGGCCCAAGCTCAGAACCTCTAGATCTGGATGCCCCAACCCTGGGAACCACGGATCCAGCCGTACCGAGTGTGGGTGCTCCAGATCTCGCGGTTCTCGGCTCCGGCAGCGCCGGCAGGAGAATGGGCGCtgcccctccttcccctcctcttcaGTAAGTAAAAGCATCCAAAAATATGTGTGTTTCAATGGTGAGGAAACGGTTTGGAGCACCTCTGTCCATGCTAGCATGTGTTTCCGCTGCTAATCCCAAACACCGATTTGTTCAGATAGCCGCCGGCGGAGATTTCTGGGAGTTCAATTTAATCTGCTCCAAAGTTGCAGCCAACCATTCTCCTTCAGGATGAAAAAGTGTAAGTCATACTAGTTTACACTTGTGGATTATTTTGGCTTTGATCTGTATTACGTGACTGCCCAGTAGTAGATCTAGATTGGGTTATTGGCCCTTGACCACAAGTTTAATGATTGTCAGTGGAATGTCAGTAGATCTAGATTGGGTTCTTGTGTCAAAACCTGCGTTGCTGCATTCATCAACTAATCTAGATTGGATTAGTTGATCCATTACTGTTGttgctaattattattttttctcagAGCTCTGATTCCCAGATATTAAGCAAGACAAGTTGGTTCCCATATTGTCTACATTATGTGATTTAGTTTCTATAATAGAAATTTAATTTTCTTGGATTACTTACTCCTAGagtataatatttattttacatCTAAATGATTTGTTTCTTGTTTCAGCCTTGTAAGACAATTATGTCTGGACCAACTAATTTTCCTCTAGCCATTTTGTGAAGACCTAATGTTGTGGCATGACAGATCGACAGGTACTCCCACACTAGAGTCCCTGCTATTCATAAAACTTTGTTTGTGTCTGGTACTGAGTTGTTTGACATGGAATTAATCTATCAGTGGATTATCACGCACTATGCTTTCTTGGTCACATTTAGTTAGAATGCAGATGCTTTTCTTATGCTATTTTTACCTTGCAATTCATGGTAAGGATTGTGTGAATAATGAGTATTATAGTGTTTTATTTTCTCTGTTTTAGTAgctaagaaaacatatttttagctCAGGTTGTATGCATGAAATCATTAGTGCTTTCTAGTCTCTACTAGTGCATATACATACTTCACAAGTCCAAGTCCATGTATATCTTTTGGCAAGTCACATACTGCTACACGTGTTGGATAGATACATGCCATCAGAACAATAAATTAGTGTCAGTCtcttgtttttaaaattttcttatgTACAAACCCTTTATAATTTACCTTGTTCATGGCACTTTGTATTTTTCTTAACAGGCCATAGCTTGAATCTTTAAGTGCTGCAGTTAAATATCTACAGAACGTTGCACATGATGAAAATCAAGGTATGCTTCTCATTCAGTGGATGAAATCTTTCTTAGTCTAAGATGTCCTAGCATTTGCACTATGAAACTTGTCATTTAAGCATCCATAGAAAATGAGTTTGATCCTATTATCCTAGCATTTATGTCTTATCTGAATTGGCAGAGTACTACAGGAAGTATTTTCATGGTCACTTTTCATTTCAGTTGCCATATTTCATTTTCATGCTTTGTAGTTGACAAATTTATGTTGCTCACTTCAGTTTTTCCTGTACTAATCTATTTGTTTCTCTATAACTGGGGTATTCAGAATcattgttatttattttgtaatgaagaaaattatgaaattgaacctcttttttaaaaccttttagCTTCCTTTGCCCAAGGTTGAAGCACCACGGAACACGGACTGCTGCTGGAAGACAATGTTCTTTTACATATGTTTGATGAATTGTAACTGAACACATTTAGCTTTTCTATGGACCCTTTGTATATTACTAAATCCGGTTTGAATGAATTTGTATGTACTGAACTTAGATGGACTATTTATGTAAGCTTTGCAGACTTGAATTTTGATGTATGGATTGTGATTAATGTTCatatatttatccaaatcatgtgtattttttttttgggcgtgGAACTCATTTTTTCTGACGGTGGATGATGGTTTTTCCTGACGGGTCCACGTCACAAATAAGCTTTCACAAACCTGACGCCAGTTGATTTTTTCTGTGAGCCAACCGACAGGAATTCCCGACAGAAATGATATTTCTGTCAGGAAAACGACAGAAAAATTTAGTTTCTCCGTGGTCTTTTTTTCTGTCGGCAAACTCTGACGGTGCACCCACAGAAAAGTATTTTCTGACGGTAATTCATATTATTCTGACGGTTTTCGGCCTACAGGGTAGACCTGAAGTCTGGTAGTGTTCTTCTtgatcttctttttcttctcatcctcctcctccttgtcttCCGACGACTGTGGCCGCTCAGCAAGGTTCTTCTGCCTGTCCATTGGAGCTTAATTTGCTAGCTAACTAATAACTATAGCTAATAGCTAGGCGCTGGCTAACTCGATCGAAAAGAGCTGCTTATCCCACAGCTTGTCTGCAGGTTGCGATGACCTATATTTATAGTCAGTGTACATCGATCATTGAATTGATCTTAATTTGTTCATGCTTACCTTTAATTTGCTTCTGACTTGCTGCATTATATATAATCCAGGTCTTGAGATGACCAGATCAGTGCGGCGCATGGATGTGTCAAAAGAGATCACTGAACAAGTATAGTACATGCACGtgaactagctagctactgtAAAATGGATCGGAGTACATTGCGACAGAGAGCACATACGTACTGTGAAACAAATTAAACATCATAATCTAATTCTTGCACTTAAATGTCCAAATGCTAGTTTCTCGCAATCTCTGGTTGTAGCAGAAAGAGCCTTAATTTTGGATCTTAAGAGCTGCTATTACTTGATGACGAGAAGTCTCTGTACTTTAATTAGACGTGCATCCAACCAAAGAGTGCCTCCATGCTGGTTCTCATTTCGGTTTAGAAGAAAACGGAGACGGCCCAGCAAACCAAAACGACCCATCTGTGAGCATTTAATTTGCATGTGTACGCCTTACGCATTTCTTcgctaaaaaaatagttaaaatttttcGGGCTTGGTTTtgtatatatatctctctcccTGCCCAAGCTCGTCCAATAACTATCGTGGGCCTTTTTTTTTCGGCCA
The Oryza glaberrima chromosome 8, OglaRS2, whole genome shotgun sequence DNA segment above includes these coding regions:
- the LOC127781790 gene encoding uncharacterized protein LOC127781790, which produces MAASVAPASSSGWDFTCDFEIDYGSEERASIVYKTLAVDKELQPDKVKREMSVSGGKLVVHFEAVEARFLRASFSAFVDLTVLVTKLVEEYGISKEGEGSI